One window of the Psilocybe cubensis strain MGC-MH-2018 chromosome 12, whole genome shotgun sequence genome contains the following:
- a CDS encoding Zinc finger protein sfp1 — protein sequence MIAHSQPIALPQQHPHHHHHHSSQYTQQSNHPPTQAGGSSSSSGLHDYAMMQDDGAGSDSGTFNPASFTRHFLGSPISWRAGSFGMGMGVGSLGGSGMAFGSLGAGNGAGGVGSWSSGNRFPVGSPTAQLLSSIESGKTPESDSIMNALNVFEREGELCRNYTCCGQHLTDLHALLEHFEDVHIVVLDPTSAQPHAHIQIPFNPTVHDSSPVQQHQQQQQQQQFQQQQQQQQQFQQQQMHQPQSHYAHASFEPDDMDLDIELDAPPPPPPTSASSLSSRSSPSSCATTPPDTPISTPLSAYPSPHPFAAGGLPGGLQQQFASGNGGNASPYITAPSSPSYEGGSSSTRHNSPTHQSQQQQQTQQQQTQNQSQTQHRPNLNLNLAHANAFLRAPSTHGAGAHNTYLAHPEEAFNPYARFASDYSSCLPGAQFNGATVDEASVVVSPPSGYGGAGAGGADGGAGGTWDARMGAGMGMGVGEGTGCVPPALLFASTTSVPGESGTSPSEQHAHPQHHQRKHQQNAAKHQQHQQHAAGLGAGASATAPPTPTAARSAAAASSGLGLGLTLNTALGGASASTPASAVPSPSSANPSASAANGGATTPSSARAASGPSLLLSKPFRCPKPNCNKSYKQANGLKYHMTHGSCNFAPPKDLEHVKDLLERKRREREGQGVTVGGQPQQQGQQQQQQSGLTRSASLGSAPVASTSSSSSTTATATGTAPVPIASSSATTPSTPTTPLSPTSILSLTYSDLSAIPDAELREVEREAERRLRPFACGVGECQRRYKNMNGLRYHYQHSGDHGAVGLALLASGQHECLGVGKRGHGHGHGNQHQHQHLHGHGHGQSAHGGVVRTNSSGAALGGGGAGGVGGMSGISAAMMRAAAAGGSASVPVSRAGSVSVASSRVGTPQPVQPASGATTSTAFGHGHGHVGLGLGLGLGLGMYSSSNVNAGSGNASNSTSTQQQQQQQQQQGQGQGQGQLKTTAITPTTAPTVHAQPFVVPTTGSSAANASAASANASANSSSAANTTANSTTASPGHSRHSSGGSAAGSGSGSGAGSPHQQAQASPTQQQQQQQQQQQQYAAYTHYAQQYQRQYAQAQAQAHQQQQQQAQQQQQAQQQAQQQQQQAQQQQVQDMEMELDMDMGPAPLPLPLSTPMGMGMSMPMGMGMGMPMGMSGTGTGTEAMAMSPLRRAGSSSPRGDAQAQGQGQGRDTFAMNSLSLGLGLSSASASASSSSGAGAGATSVATGGASSPSSPSAEDANANANANSSGGSSPVNGSANQSAGDGQQQQYYQLGGGAGSNAGAGGMEYYTYGHGHQGMGR from the exons ATGATAGCGCACTCACAGCCTATCGCGCTGCCACAGCAGcacccacaccaccaccaccaccactctTCGCAATACACCCAGCAGAGCAACCACCCGCCAACGCAGGCAGGCGGAAGCAGTAGCAGCAGCGGCCTGCACGACTACGCGATGATGCAGGACGACGGCGCGGGCTCCGACTCGGGCACCTTCAACCCCGCCTCCTTCACCCGCCACTTCCTTGGCTCCCCCATCTCCTGGCGCGCGGGCTCCTTCGGTATGGGCATGGGCGTTGGCAGTCTTGGCGGGAGTGGCATGGCATTCGGTAGTCTTGGAGCGGGAAACGGTGCCGGTGGTGTTGGCTCCTGGTCGAGTGGGAATAGGTTCCCCGTTGGATCGCCCACGGCCCAGTTGTTGAGCAGTATCGA AAGCGGCAAGACGCCAGAGAGCGATAGCATTATGAACGCGCTGAATGTGTTTGAGCGCGAGGGCGAGCTG TGCCGAAACTACACTTGCTGCGGGCAGCATCTGACGGACCTGCACGCGCTGCTGGAGCACTTTGAGGACGTGCACATCGTCGTGCTCGACCCAACCTCCGCGCAGCCCCACGCGCACATCCAAATCCCATTCAACCCCACTGTGCACGACTCCTCCCCCGTCCAACAGcaccaacaacagcagcaacagcaacaattccagcagcaacaacaacagcaacaacagttCCAGCAACAGCAGATGCACCAGCCGCAGAGTCATTATGCGCACGCCTCCTTTGAGCCGGATGACATGGACCTCGACATCGAGCTCgatgctcctcctcctccgccgcctACATCCGCGTCGTCCCTTTCCTCCCGCTCGTCCCCGTCGTCATGTGCGACGACGCCCCCGGACACGCCTATATCGACGCCGCTCTCCGCGTACCCGTCGCCGCATCCTTTCGCAGCAGGCGGGTTGCCTGGGGGGTTGCAGCAGCAGTTTGCAAGTGGAAATGGAGGAAATGCGTCGCCGTATATCACCGCGCCGTCGTCCCCTTCATATGAAGGCGGTTCGTCCTCGACCCGGCACAATTCGCCTACGCACCAGagccagcagcaacagcaaacACAACAACAGCAGACTCAGAATCAATCGCAGACGCAGCACCGTCCAAACCTCAACCTGAACCTCGCTCACGCTAACGCGTTCCTGCGCGCACCGAGCACGCACGGCGCAGGCGCGCATAACACGTACCTCGCGCATCCGGAAGAGGCGTTCAACCCGTACGCGCGCTTCGCGTCGGATTATTCGAGCTGTTTGCCGGGCGCGCAGTTTAATGGTGCGACAGTGGATGAGGCGAGTGTGGTTGTGAGTCCCCCGAGCGGGTATGGGGGTGCGGGCGCGGGTGGTGCGGATGGCGGTGCGGGTGGTACGTGGGATGCGAGGATGGGCGCGGGGATGGGTATGGGCGTTGGCGAGGGCACAGGATGTGTTCCCCCCGCGCTGCTCTTCGCGAGCACGACGAGCGTGCCGGGCGAAAGCGGCACCAGCCCGTCAGAGCAACACGCGCACCCACAGCACCACCAGCGCAAACACCAGCAAAATGCGGCGAAGCATCAACAACACCAGCAGCACGCGGCTGGTCTCGGTGCCGGTGCAAGTGCGACTGCcccgccgacgccgacggcCGCGCGCTCTGCCGCCGCTGCGTCCTCTGGGCTTGGGCTCGGGCTGACGCTGAACACCGCGCTGGGCGGTGCGTCCGCGTCTACACCCGCGTCCGCCGTGCCCTCGCCGTCCTCTGCGAACCCGTCCGCCTCCGCCGCGAACGGCGGTGCGACGACGCCGTCGTCTGCGCGCGCGGCGTCCGGCCCGTCGTTGCTCCTGAGCAAACCATTCAGATGCCCGAAGCCGAATTGTAATAAGAGCTATAAGCAGGCGAACGGGCTCAAGTATCATATGACGCATGGGAGCTGTAATTTTGCGCCGCCGAAGGATTTGGAGCATGTGAAGGATTTgttggagaggaagaggagggagcgCGAGGGGCAGGGTGTTACTGTTGGTGGGCAGCCACAGCAGcaggggcagcagcagcagcagcagagtGGGTTGACGCGCAGTGCGTCGTTGGGCAGTGCGCCTGTTGCGTCtacgtcctcgtcctcatcgaCTACAGCGACAGCGACGGGAACAGCACCGGTCCCCATCGCATCCTCATCCGCCACTACACCCTCTACACCCACCACCCCGCTCTCGCCCACATCCATTCTCTCGCTCACATACTCCGATCTCTCCGCGATCCCCGACGCTGAGCTGCGCGAGGTCGAGCGCGAGGCCGAGCGCCGCCTGCGCCCGTTCGCGTGCGGTGTAGGCGAGTGTCAGCGGCGGTATAAGAATATGAACGGGTTGAGGTATCATTATCAGCATAGTGGGGATCATGGTGCGGTTGGACTTGCGTTGCTGGCGAGTGGACAGCATGAGTGTttgggagtggggaagaGGGgccatgggcatgggcatgggaatcagcatcagcatcagcaccTGCATGGGCACGGGCACGGGCAGAGTGCGCACGGGGGCGTGGTTAGAACGAACTCGAGCGGTGCGGCGCTCGGAGGggggggtgcgggtggtgtAGGGGGCATGAGCGGGATCAGCGCAGCGATGATgcgtgctgctgctgcgggtGGAAGCGCGAGTGTGCCGGTGAGCAGGGCGGGGAGTGTGAGTGTTGCGAGCAGCCGCGTGGGCACGCCGCAGCCTGTGCAGCCTGCGTCGGGTGCTACTACCTCTACGGCGTTTGgccatgggcatgggcatgtGGGTCTTGGGCTCGGGCTTgggttgggtttggggaTGTATTCTAGTTCGAATGTGAATGCGGGGTCGGGGAATGCGTCGAATAGTACTTCCacgcaacagcagcagcaacagcagcagcagcaaggacaaggacaaggacaagggcAGTTGAAGACGACGGCGATTACGCCGACGACAGCGCCGACGGTGCATGCGCAGCCGTTCGTGGTACCCACCACTGGCTCGAGCGCCGCGAACGCGTCTGCGGCTTCTGCCAATGCTAGTGCCAACTCTTCTTCCGCTGCCAATACGACGGCGAACTCGACGACAGCGTCGCCTGGACACTCGCGGCACTCGAGCGGGGGCAGCGCAGCTGGCTCTGGCTCCGGGTCGGGTGCTGGGTCTCCGCATCAGCAGGCTCAGGCGTCTCCTacccagcagcaacaacaacaacaacagcagcagcagcagtatgCGGCGTATACGCATTATGCGCAGCAGTACCAGCGGCAGTATGCGCAAGCTCAGGCGCAGGCCcatcagcagcaacagcagcaagcccagcaacagcaacaagcCCAACAACAGgctcagcaacagcaacaacaagcccagcaacAGCAGGTACAAGACATGGAAATGGAGCtcgacatggacatgggccccgctcctcttcctcttcctctatcTACGCctatgggtatgggtatgtcTATGCCAATGggcatgggtatgggtatgccTATGGGTATGTCggggactgggactgggacgGAGGCGATGGCGATGTCGCCGTTGCGCCGCGCGGGGTCTTCGTCGCCTCGGGGTGATGCGCAGGcacagggacagggacaagGGAGGGATACGTTTGCGATGAACAGTTTGAGTCTTGGGTTGGGGCTTAGctccgcctctgcctctgcctcctcctcctccggtgctggtgctggtgccaCGTCTGTGGCGACTGGTGGTGCATCGTCTCCGTCTTCGCCTTCTGCTGAGGACGCCAACGCTAATGCCAACGCCAATTCGAGTGGCGGCTCTTCGCCTGTGAATGGAAGTGCGAACCAGAGTGCAGGAGAtggccagcagcagcagtattATCAGCTAGGTGGTGGTGCTGGCTCTAATGCGGGTGCAGGTGGGATGGAGTATTATACgtatgggcatgggcatcAGGGTATGGGACGGTGA
- a CDS encoding putative transport protein (putative transport protein YPL264C), with product MCTAIAGAVLLGETFTRGEGVAGLISLLGVVLIARPAAIFGEHHQDQDQDSTGSGSGAGAGTVTSKQRLIAVGVALIGVLGATGAYTTIRAIGKRAHPLHSMTFFSALCVVISGTAMIVNETPVVIPTKLEWVLLLVMIGIFGFVAQTLLTMGLQRETAGRGAMAVYTQIVFASILERIFFAGEHSGDSSGERAMSVLGTGMICGAGGWVVIMKQREKKKVGSAAGPGPGPGAGGSGSGAVVGESERDEGYELELEEGLLGAVDRGVGRERERERDADADADEVDNEDEDEDEDEDEDEDEKGGFRKEGEGEGRV from the exons ATGTGCACTGCGATCGCGGGTGCGGTGTTGTTGGGCGAGACGTTTAcgaggggggagggggttGCTGggt TGATTAGCTTGTTGGGTGTGGTGCTTATTGCGCGTCCGGCTGCTATATTCGGTGAGCATCaccaggaccaggaccaggaTTCGACAGGATCAGGATcaggagcgggagcgggcACAGTCACGTCGAAGCAGCGGTTGATTGCTGTCGG TGTGGCGCTTATTGGGGTGTTGGGAGCTACGGGCGCTT ACACGACGATCCGCGCAATTGGCAAACGCGCCCATCCGTTACATTCCATGACGTTCTTCTCGGCGCTGTGTGTGGTTATTTCTGGGACTGC GATGATAGTGAACGAAACGCCCGTCGTAATTCCTACAAAGCTGGAGtgggtgttgttgttggtgatgATTGGGATATTCGGGTTTGTAGCTCAG ACCCTCCTAACAATGGGCCTCCAGCGCGAAACGGCAGGCAGAGGTGCGATGGCGGTGTACACTCAGATTGTATTCGCATCTATCCTTGAAAGGATATTCTTTGCTGGGGAACATAGTGGTGATAGTAGTGGCGAAAGGGCGATGTCGGTGCTTGGGACGGGGATGATATGTGGTGCGGGGGGGTGGGTTGTT ATTATGAagcagagggagaagaagaaagttgGGTCTGCTGCTGGGCCTGGGCCTGGGCCTGGGGCGGgtgggtctgggtctggggCTGTTGTTGGGGAAAGTGAGAGGGATGAGGGGTatgagcttgagcttgaggagGGGTTGTTGGGCGCTGTGGATCGAGGTGTTGgtagggaaagggaaagagaaagggatgcggatgcggatgcggatgagGTGGataatgaggatgaggatgaggatgaggatgaggatgaggatgaggatgaaaaaggtggttttaggaaggagggggagggggaggggcgGGTGTAG